Proteins found in one Penaeus vannamei isolate JL-2024 chromosome 43, ASM4276789v1, whole genome shotgun sequence genomic segment:
- the LOC138860809 gene encoding putative uncharacterized protein DDB_G0290521, producing MNSINFTINFNTISTIALSPNTKSDTKTPASTSSLESTPAPSRTPPSAPTPSKRHQNTSINASAISNTALSPNTLKNNTKTPASTPTPPPPPSAPNSLKSDTKTPASTPAPCRAPPSAPTPSKATPKHQHQRYQPQHHQERHQNTNTNTSAISNTLKSNTNTNTTALSPNTLKNNTKTPAFALRPHTLKTDTKTPASTPTPPPPPLSPNTLKNNTKTPAFNTSANPHPKQHPPATRLIYLGSLAP from the exons ATGAATAGCATCAACTTCACCATCAACTTcaacaccatcagcaccatcGCCCTCAGCCCCAACACCAAAAGCGACACCAAAACACCAGCATCAACTTCATCACTAGAATCAACACCAGCGCCATCTCGAACACCGCCCTCAGCCCCAACACCATCAAAG CGACACCAAAACACCAGCATCAACGCCAGCGCCATCTCGAACACCGCCCTCAGCCCCAACACTctcaaaaacaacaccaaaacaccagcatcaacaccaacaccaccaccaccgccatcagcaCCCAACTCCCTCAAAAGCGACACCAAAACACCAGCATCAACACCAGCACCATGTCGAGCACCGCCATCAGCCCCAACACCATCAAAGGCGACACCAAAACACCAACACCAGCGCTATCAGCCCCAGCACCATCAAGAGCGACAccaaaacaccaacaccaacaccagcgCCATCTCGAACACCCTCAaaagcaacaccaacaccaacaccaccgccCTCAGCCCCAACACcctcaaaaacaacaccaaaacaccagCATTCGCCCTCAGGCCCCACACCCTCAAAACCGACACCAAAACACcagcatcaacaccaacaccaccaccaccacctcttagCCCCAACACcctcaaaaacaacaccaaaacaccagCATTCAACACCAGCGCCAACCCGCACCCCAAGCAGCATCCCCCAGCCACCCGTCTCATTTACCTTGGTAGTCTCGCGCCGTAA